In a single window of the Drosophila subpulchrella strain 33 F10 #4 breed RU33 chromosome X, RU_Dsub_v1.1 Primary Assembly, whole genome shotgun sequence genome:
- the LOC119557700 gene encoding protein obstructor-E, translating into MKLFLCAIAVTLCVATTVSAANFECPKANGQFADEVQCDKFYVCDDGVAKAKLCPDGLVFDPLNRKFNKCDQPFNVDCEDRTELQEPKSSKYCPRKNGFFAHPDPAVCNIFYNCIEGDALETKCTVGLHFDEYSGTCVWPDTAKREGCNPEQRTSETGFVCPKDQPKTDDRGQVVTHPKYPHPTDCQKFYVCLNGEDPRDLGCQLGEVYNDATEMCDAPENVPGCEDWYKDVDDKKD; encoded by the exons atgaagttatttttatGTGCCATTGCTGTGACGCTGTGTGTGGCCACAA CCGTTTCCGCCGCCAACTTTGAGTGCCCCAAGGCAAATGGCCAGTTCGCCGATGAAGTGCAGTGCGACAAGTTCTACGTCTGCGACGATGGAGTGGCCAAGGCGAAGCTCTGTCCCGATGGCCTGGTCTTCGATCCCCTCAACCGCAAGTTCAACAAGTGCGACCAGCCCTTCAATGTAGACTGCGAGGACCGCACGGAGCTCC AGGAGCCCAAGTCCAGCAAGTACTGCCCACGCAAGAACGGATTCTTCGCCCATCCCGATCCCGCCGTGTGCAACATCTTCTACAACTGCATCGAAGGCGACGCCCTGGAGACCAAGTGCACCGTGGGTCTGCACTTCGATGAGTACTCGGGCACCTGTGTGTGGCCCGATACCGCCAAACGCGAGGGCTGCAACCCAGAGCAGA GAACTTCCGAGACCGGCTTCGTGTGCCCCAAGGATCAGCCGAAGACCGATGACCGCGGCCAGGTGGTGACCCATCCCAAGTATCCCCATCCCACCGACTGCCAGAAGTTCTACGTGTGCCTGAACGGCGAGGATCCCAGGGATCTGGGCTGCCAGCTGGGCGAGGTCTACAACGATGCCACCGAGATGTGCGATGCCCCCGAGAATGTGCCCGGCTGCGAGGACTGGTACAAGGATGTCGATGACAAGAAGGACTAA